One part of the Flavobacteriales bacterium genome encodes these proteins:
- a CDS encoding ABC transporter permease, which yields MSLLRIEFRKMLHARSFWVLSALYLLSMAVVFYFLQEYVIRKVQLNGDLDKMVFSHFHIYNFPDIWNNLAYVCSFFFVFPSIMVIIFTTNEFSYRTIRQHIIDGMSRDAFILSKAMTVTIFSVVSTFFLFVLGLVIGFANTPDAVLVDCFEGMHYLGLYLIQMLIYLMFALACSLLLKRSGLTIGLFLIYSWFGERILEAILPGSIGKYLPLNSADNLVPFPFTKYFEVLLEDGKTLPTPTGGVDLVVAMLWLAVLGAGAWLWVRKQDL from the coding sequence ATGAGTTTGCTGCGCATAGAGTTCAGAAAAATGCTCCACGCCAGATCCTTCTGGGTACTTTCTGCACTGTACCTGCTGTCTATGGCCGTGGTTTTTTATTTCCTGCAGGAATATGTGATCCGGAAAGTTCAGCTGAACGGAGACCTGGATAAAATGGTCTTCTCACATTTTCACATTTACAATTTCCCGGATATATGGAACAACCTCGCGTATGTGTGCAGCTTCTTTTTTGTTTTCCCTTCCATTATGGTCATCATTTTTACGACCAATGAGTTCAGCTACCGGACCATCAGGCAGCACATCATCGATGGAATGAGCCGCGATGCCTTCATTCTCTCAAAAGCGATGACGGTCACCATCTTTTCCGTCGTATCTACATTTTTTCTTTTCGTGCTGGGCCTGGTGATCGGCTTCGCCAATACGCCGGATGCGGTACTAGTAGACTGCTTCGAAGGCATGCACTACCTCGGTCTCTATTTGATACAGATGCTTATCTATCTCATGTTCGCCCTGGCGTGTAGTCTGCTATTGAAGCGTTCCGGCCTCACCATAGGCCTGTTCCTGATCTATTCGTGGTTCGGTGAACGCATTCTTGAGGCCATACTTCCAGGGAGCATCGGAAAGTATCTTCCGTTGAATTCAGCAGACAACCTGGTACCTTTTCCTTTTACAAAATACTTTGAAGTTTTACTGGAGGATGGCAAAACATTACCAACGCCAACCGGAGGAGTTGATCTGGTGGTTGCCATGTTGTGGTTGGCAGTGCTGGGAGCGGGTGCATGGCTGTGGGTACGTAAACAGGATCTTTAA
- a CDS encoding ATP-dependent helicase, whose translation MSEHLTDKAVGHPQGTEAFERALARLNPFQKEAVSAVDGPVLVIAGPGTGKTQVLAARIAHLLLHPDLQLQPENILALTYTEAGTVAMRQRLISFAGPVAHRVAIHTFHGYCNELLMTYPDVFNTRDFEAISDLDRMLWMRKMLDDLPNDHQLKRYRGDLYTDVPRLQHLFHTMKSEDWSPDIIHKNIDSYLADLPQRDEYIYKRGNAKKGIAAGDPNTNKIKLEEEKMNKLRAAADLFPVYEKMMQDGRRYDYADMILWTLRAFKDNPSFLQSQQERFPYFLVDEYQDTNGAQNDVLQILTSFWDKPDVFVVGDDDQSIYRFQGANVKNILAFHQQYESDIRTIVLTENYRSSQPILDTAMHLIGKNHERLIRILPGLEKNLQAALSHEREFPRVIECHNPQEEIAALVAKIEQLHASGEQLNDIAVIYRKHRSSEDLVRILDHRGIPYNTSRKINVLQLPIIRQLITIIDYVTRENNKVLSGESLLYEILHYRFIGLPQKDVFRLSVEMASKNKPRSSWRALLNDHLWLAGIDLEHVEAWIEFDRNLETWITSRHDLPLTQWVEQIVKESGLMNTLLTSPYRVWMLEALNTFFGFIRSESEKNRGLRPEELLEIISLMVDHRLDLSLEKTIHHASGVNLLTAHGSKGLEFKHVFVIGSTKDHWESGKGSAMYQFSFPDTLTLSSGESDMEENRRLFYVAMTRAKERLTLSYSTHNGNRETERCRFLDEILEIPEVNVQPPEITDEEKVRYHAELLTPPPGNPGDSEQAHIAGLVENYVMNVTHLNRYIECPVAFFYEYILRVPRAENENMAFGTVIHNALRRLFDKIEKEGKGAFPPEDILISAFRDEMQKKQTSFTSKQFDNRMHYGEECLKEYYSTYATHWNKTVVTEYHIRNVEISGVPVNGTLDKIEFQGNNIHVVDYKTGRYENARTKLKPPDDKDPRGGNYWRQLVFYKLLVDADKRTSWVMRSGEIDFIEKDSKDQFRKVRFDISHDDEQMVLEQIHDTYEKIRNQEFSRGCDSEDCNWCRLEREKNLFE comes from the coding sequence ATGTCTGAACATCTCACTGATAAGGCGGTGGGTCATCCGCAAGGAACAGAGGCATTTGAGCGGGCACTTGCCAGACTCAATCCATTTCAAAAGGAGGCTGTATCAGCTGTGGATGGCCCCGTATTGGTGATTGCAGGTCCCGGAACAGGGAAGACACAGGTACTGGCAGCACGCATCGCCCATCTACTCCTCCACCCCGACCTCCAGCTGCAACCGGAAAACATCCTGGCACTGACCTACACGGAAGCAGGCACTGTTGCCATGCGTCAGCGCCTGATCAGCTTTGCAGGTCCGGTTGCCCATCGCGTGGCCATTCATACATTCCATGGTTACTGCAATGAATTGCTGATGACATATCCGGACGTATTCAACACCAGGGACTTTGAGGCCATCAGTGACCTGGACCGAATGCTGTGGATGCGAAAGATGCTGGATGACTTACCTAACGATCATCAACTGAAACGTTACCGGGGAGATCTGTATACCGACGTTCCCCGCCTCCAACACCTCTTCCACACCATGAAATCGGAAGACTGGTCGCCCGATATCATCCACAAAAACATTGACAGCTACCTTGCCGATCTTCCACAACGTGACGAATACATCTATAAACGAGGGAATGCAAAAAAGGGCATTGCAGCGGGTGACCCGAACACGAATAAAATCAAACTGGAAGAGGAAAAAATGAACAAACTGAGGGCCGCCGCCGACCTCTTCCCGGTTTATGAAAAAATGATGCAGGATGGCCGGCGGTATGATTATGCGGATATGATCCTCTGGACATTGCGGGCATTCAAAGACAACCCTTCATTTCTGCAGTCACAGCAGGAACGCTTTCCCTATTTTCTGGTAGATGAATACCAGGATACAAATGGCGCTCAGAATGATGTACTACAAATACTCACCAGTTTCTGGGACAAGCCGGATGTGTTTGTAGTAGGTGATGATGATCAGTCCATCTACCGTTTCCAGGGAGCCAATGTAAAAAACATCCTGGCCTTTCATCAACAATATGAAAGCGATATCCGCACCATCGTACTCACCGAGAACTACCGTTCCTCCCAACCCATCCTGGACACCGCCATGCACCTGATCGGGAAGAACCACGAACGTTTGATCAGGATACTTCCCGGACTAGAGAAGAACCTTCAGGCAGCATTGTCCCATGAACGGGAGTTCCCCCGGGTCATCGAATGCCATAACCCACAAGAAGAAATTGCAGCACTGGTGGCAAAAATTGAACAACTGCATGCCAGCGGCGAACAACTGAATGACATAGCGGTGATTTACCGGAAGCACCGCTCATCGGAAGATTTGGTGCGCATCCTCGATCATCGCGGAATTCCATACAACACCTCGAGAAAGATCAATGTGCTTCAGTTGCCTATCATCAGACAACTGATTACCATCATCGACTACGTTACCAGGGAAAACAACAAAGTGCTGAGCGGAGAATCACTACTTTATGAAATACTGCATTACCGCTTCATCGGTTTACCACAAAAGGATGTCTTCCGTCTGTCGGTGGAAATGGCCTCTAAGAACAAACCACGCTCATCCTGGCGGGCACTTCTGAACGATCACCTCTGGCTGGCTGGAATAGATCTTGAACATGTTGAAGCATGGATCGAATTTGACAGGAACCTGGAAACCTGGATCACCTCCCGGCATGACCTTCCCCTCACACAATGGGTTGAACAGATCGTTAAAGAAAGTGGATTGATGAATACTTTGCTGACCTCACCATACCGTGTGTGGATGCTGGAGGCGCTGAATACATTCTTCGGATTCATCCGTTCCGAATCCGAGAAAAACAGAGGTCTTCGCCCCGAAGAACTGTTGGAAATCATTTCACTGATGGTGGATCACAGGCTGGATCTATCTCTTGAAAAAACAATCCATCATGCATCGGGTGTGAACCTGCTAACTGCACACGGATCAAAAGGACTGGAGTTCAAACATGTATTTGTGATTGGTTCCACCAAAGACCATTGGGAGTCTGGCAAGGGAAGTGCCATGTATCAGTTTTCCTTTCCTGACACGCTTACCCTTTCTTCAGGAGAATCTGACATGGAGGAAAACCGCCGCTTGTTCTATGTGGCCATGACCCGTGCAAAAGAACGTCTGACCCTATCGTACTCCACACACAATGGAAACCGGGAAACGGAACGCTGCCGCTTTCTTGATGAGATCCTGGAAATTCCCGAAGTGAATGTTCAGCCACCTGAGATCACGGACGAAGAAAAAGTTCGTTACCATGCTGAACTGCTCACACCGCCTCCCGGTAATCCGGGAGACTCCGAACAGGCGCACATTGCCGGACTGGTTGAGAACTATGTCATGAACGTAACGCACCTCAACCGTTACATCGAATGCCCGGTCGCCTTTTTTTATGAATATATCCTGCGAGTGCCAAGGGCGGAAAATGAGAACATGGCATTCGGCACCGTGATACATAATGCACTCAGACGTCTGTTTGATAAAATTGAAAAAGAAGGCAAAGGCGCATTCCCCCCGGAGGATATCCTGATATCCGCATTCCGGGATGAGATGCAAAAGAAGCAAACGTCCTTCACCTCAAAACAGTTCGACAACCGTATGCACTATGGCGAGGAATGTTTGAAGGAATATTATAGCACTTACGCCACACATTGGAACAAAACAGTCGTTACCGAATACCACATCCGCAATGTGGAAATATCAGGGGTTCCGGTAAACGGCACGTTGGATAAAATCGAATTTCAGGGCAACAACATTCATGTGGTGGATTACAAAACCGGGAGATATGAAAACGCCCGGACGAAACTGAAACCACCGGACGACAAAGACCCCAGGGGAGGAAACTACTGGCGGCAGTTGGTTTTCTACAAACTATTGGTGGATGCAGACAAACGAACATCCTGGGTCATGCGCAGCGGAGAAATTGACTTCATCGAAAAAGACAGCAAGGATCAGTTCCGTAAAGTGCGTTTCGATATCTCGCATGATGATGAACAGATGGTTCTGGAACAAATCCATGACACCTACGAGAAAATCCGGAACCAGGAATTCTCCAGGGGTTGTGATTCGGAAGATTGCAACTGGTGCCGGCTGGAAAGGGAGAAAAACCTGTTTGAATAA
- a CDS encoding ATP-binding cassette domain-containing protein produces the protein MQSVLSIKGLTKQFGRIRAVDNLNLEIQPGTVFGLLGPNGSGKTTTLGMITSVIHPTSGEFLWFGKKPEDEDRKKVGAIIEAPLFVPYLTGIQNLKNVADIKGVDHSVIDDMLAFAGLEGRGVDKFKTYSLGMKQRLAIAAAMISSPEVLILDEPTNGLDPQGIADIRELIRRVAAQGTTIILASHLLDEVQRVCSHVAILRKGKTVFSGMVDELTGKRIVEVAAADMNTLKDVLGKFHNVADIKMEDGHWVFSTTQSLDAAALNKHLAGEGIYVTHLVQRSLSLEQGFLEKLNEA, from the coding sequence ATGCAATCCGTACTCAGCATAAAAGGCCTGACCAAACAATTTGGTCGCATCAGGGCGGTGGACAACCTCAACCTTGAGATCCAGCCCGGAACGGTGTTTGGTCTACTGGGGCCTAACGGGAGTGGAAAGACCACGACCCTGGGCATGATCACCAGCGTCATCCATCCGACCTCAGGTGAATTTCTCTGGTTTGGGAAAAAACCGGAAGATGAAGACCGGAAGAAGGTGGGTGCCATTATTGAAGCACCGCTCTTCGTACCTTATCTGACCGGCATCCAGAATTTAAAAAATGTTGCGGACATCAAAGGTGTGGATCACAGTGTTATTGATGACATGCTGGCATTCGCAGGCCTGGAAGGCAGAGGCGTTGATAAATTCAAGACCTATTCATTAGGAATGAAGCAAAGGCTGGCCATTGCGGCAGCCATGATCAGCAGTCCGGAAGTACTTATCCTTGACGAACCTACCAACGGACTTGACCCCCAGGGCATCGCAGATATCCGTGAACTGATCCGCCGGGTTGCCGCACAGGGAACAACCATCATCCTTGCCAGCCACTTGCTGGATGAAGTACAACGGGTATGTTCGCATGTGGCTATACTGAGAAAAGGCAAGACGGTTTTTTCCGGAATGGTAGACGAACTCACCGGAAAGCGGATCGTGGAAGTGGCAGCTGCCGACATGAATACGCTAAAGGATGTTCTGGGTAAATTCCACAATGTGGCGGATATTAAAATGGAGGACGGCCATTGGGTATTCTCAACTACACAAAGTCTGGATGCCGCCGCCCTGAACAAACACCTTGCCGGCGAAGGCATATACGTGACCCATCTGGTCCAGCGATCCTTAAGCCTGGAACAGGGCTTCCTTGAAAAACTGAATGAGGCATAA